The genomic segment TTCAATTTCTGGATAAATCACCGGTTCTCCTCCATAGTGAAAGACAACTTCTAAATCACCTATATTTTCAACAGATGAGTGAATATCAAAAGTTAGTAAATTTCTCACTTTCTCATTGTCAAATAAAAGAGAAAGGGAGTTTTCAGGTAAAAATTTTTTATCTGCAAATTCAACAGTATCTGAATTTTCCTCTATCATTTTTTCCGCAATTTTAACAGTTCTTTCAGTTAATTCTGTTATTGTTAATGGAAGACCGTCTGTAATTGTTAAAGGAACAGGTGTTATTGAATCACCGACAGGTTTTTTCCATTCTTCAGGTATTTTGGAGAAACCATTTAAAATACCAAGAAGAGAACCCAGAGTTGCACCTGTACAGTCTGTATCATAACCACAATTTACTGCTTTACATAATTTGTCTCCAAAGTCATTTCCATAAAGCCATCCTATTATAATGAAACCATGATTTGGGATTGCATTACAGGCATTATGATGCCCGAAAATCGTTGCTATCCTTTCACGTGCCTGTCCCCATTCAAGTTTTTCTTTATAACACCTTACCGCTTCCCTTATACATCTTCCTATATGAGATGAAACAGGAATCATAGAAAGTCCTATGTTAATTAAAGTAAATGGGTCATCAATAACAAAAGCAGCACTTTCAACAGCAGCCCAGAACATTTCTCCATATGTACCTTCGCCCCCAGCATGGTCAAGTGCAGAGTCCATCCATGCAAAAAACGCCGCAAGTTGTGGATTTCCTGGAGCAACACATGCCCATATTTCACTTCTTATTGGAGAACCCATTTCATCAATAAAGTAATTCTGAAATGCTCCTGAAATTGGTGGTTTTAATCCTCTTTTTAAATTGTAAAGACACCAACTGTATTCAGAATACCAGTGCCTGTAAAGATATCTTTTCCAGAATTCTGCAAAGTCATTTAATTTTGGATTTACACCTTTTTCTTCAAGCATTTTAAGCCATACAAGTTGGAAATCAAGGTCATCATTTGGAAGTGGCTGGTCAAAATTAAAGTTTTCAGCATTTATTTCAAGTTTATAGTTTGATTTTTCCCACCATGCTTTTACATTTTTTAACCATCTTTTTATACTTTCCTTATGGTAGTAACTCAAATTATGTGTAAATTTTTCTCCTTCAAATGGTGCTCCAAGTGTTCCTCCTATATTTTTTCCAATCCAGCATCCTTTCACCTTATCTTTATACAATTCCTTATTCAACATTATTTTTTCCATAGTTTTCTCCTTTTTAGTCCTCTCTTTCGCCTATAGGGTCTATATGAACTGAAACATCTGAATTCTCTATCTTCTCTTTTATCCTGTCCTGAATTTTGAGTGCTATATCGTGTGCCTGTTTCAAAGTAAGATTTTTTTTAACTTCAATATGTAAGGATATAACTTTTTNNNNNNNNNNGAACTCTTATGTCATGAGAATTTAAAACATCAGGAT from the bacterium genome contains:
- a CDS encoding ADP-ribosylglycohydrolase family protein is translated as MEKIMLNKELYKDKVKGCWIGKNIGGTLGAPFEGEKFTHNLSYYHKESIKRWLKNVKAWWEKSNYKLEINAENFNFDQPLPNDDLDFQLVWLKMLEEKGVNPKLNDFAEFWKRYLYRHWYSEYSWCLYNLKRGLKPPISGAFQNYFIDEMGSPIRSEIWACVAPGNPQLAAFFAWMDSALDHAGGEGTYGEMFWAAVESAAFVIDDPFTLINIGLSMIPVSSHIGRCIREAVRCYKEKLEWGQARERIATIFGHHNACNAIPNHGFIIIGWLYGNDFGDKLCKAVNCGYDTDCTGATLGSLLGILNGFSKIPEEWKKPVGDSITPVPLTITDGLPLTITELTERTVKIAEKMIEENSDTVEFADKKFLPENSLSLLFDNEKVRNLLTFDIHSSVENIGDLEVVFHYGGEPVIYPEIEKLFEISLGKNFKPVKFENIEIKIKTPNDWLISDTRKENESLKFKVYAKKVEKINVIEVEIKIKNKLEKLNFTILGPDGIVEVPASTSAPKE
- a CDS encoding cation transporter dimerization domain-containing protein is translated as MSLHIEVKKNLTLKQAHDIALKIQDRIKEKIENSDVSVHIDPIGERED